CACGTCACGGACGCGGTCCCGGAGCCGCTCGAAGGTCTCGCGGCGGTCCTCGACTGCGCGCACGGAGCCGCGTTCGAGATCGGGCCGGCGATCTTCGCCGACGCCGGCGCCCTCGCCGAAGTCCACGGAGCGGCGCCCGACGGCCGGAACATCAATGAAGGATGCGGCGCACTGCATCCCGAGAAGCTCGCCTCGCTCGCCGCCTCGGGGCGGTTCCGCATCGGCGCCGCCTTCGACGGCGACGCGGATCGGGTGATCCTGGCCGACGAGAACGGCCGCATCCTCGATGGGGACGACGTCCTCTGGCTCCTCGCGCGCGACCTCGCGCGGAAGGCGGCGCTCGATCCCCCCGTCGTCGTGGGAACCGTGATGACCAATCTCGGTCTGGAGCGGGCGCTCGCGGGAATCGGAGTCTCCCTCGTTCGCACGCCGGTCGGCGACCGGCACGTCGTCCGCGCCATGCAGGAGAACGGCGCGACGCTCGGCGGGGAGTCGTCCGGCCACGTCATCCAGGGCGCGCTCTCGACGACGGGGGACGGGATCCTGGCCGCGCTCTCCGTCGCCTCGCTCCTCGTCCGCTCGGGAGAGCGGCTCTCCGCGCTCGCCGATCTCCGAAAGGTCCCCCAGGTCCTCCGAAACCTCCGGATCGGGCGTCGCGTGCCGCTCGACGAGGTGGTCCGGCTCGCCCGCGCCGTTCGGGACGCGGAGCGGGATCTCGCCGGGGAGGGGCGGATCCTGCTGCGCTACTCGGGGACCGAACCGCTCCTCCGCGTCATGGTCGAGGGACCGGAGCGGTCCCTCGTCGAGTCGATCGCGGAGCGGCTGTGCGGCGTCGCCGAGGAGGAGCTCAGGGTGTGATCAAGCGGTCAGGGGCTCATTATTGCGACAGATCCCGGATGTCGATCACACCGGCGTAACGAGGGCCAGCGGAATTTCACTCTCTGTGCCATCGAATCGCTGACGAGTTGCGAGGCGGATACGGATCTGGAGACGAAGTCGACGCGTTCCCGGGGCTTATCGCATCGCGGATAGCTTTCGCCCGAAGTCACCGAGGCGACAGCTCTGCGATGCGGGAGCGTCGGCGAGGGGTGGTGGCGGCGCGGTCGAGTCGCTCGTCCGACGAGCCGCCCCGCCGCCATGCGCTCCCGTCCCCCGAGCCAGCTCCCGCGACGGAATCGCGTCGCCAGCCCTGCGCGACATTCTCTCGAGAAGGAAGTCAGCTCTGAAGACATCGAAGCGACGCGAGGCGCGAGCCCGGCGGGATGCGGGTCGACGGCCGGCGGTGAAGGCGTACCGAAAGCCGTACGTCGAGCCGCCGGCCGGCGGCACGCGCCCGCCCGGCTCGATGCCTCGCGTCGCCAGCCTATCGTTCGATCTCGCCGACGCTGGCGAACTCCTCTTCCGGATCGTTGAAGACGAGGCCGGTTTCCGAGATCGGCGCAAGGACGGTGTGGCGGCGTCCCGAGAACTCCATGTGAAGCTCGTAATAGCCCTGGGGAGACACCGAGACGAGCGTCGCCGGCTTGTTCTTGATCTCCATGCCGGGAGCGAACACGATCACCCGGGCCGGAAGGTCCATCGCTAAGCCTCCTCACGTTTCTCGTCGTCGTCGCCGAACTCGCGCGAACCGTTCCCCGCGCGGTATTCCTTGAGCTTTCGCTGCAGCGTCCGCAGCCCGATGTCGAGCAGGCGCGCCGCCTCTCCCCTCCGGCCGTGCGTCTGCCGGAGCGCCGCGAAGATCGCGTCGCGCTCGATCTCCGCCATCGGACGGACGGACGAGACCGGCGAGGCGTCCGGATCCGGGGGCGCCGACGCGGCCGGCCGCAGCACCTCGGCGGGGAGGTCGTCGAGCTCGACCCGCGCCGAGTCCCCGAAGAGGACGAGGTTCTCGAGGACGTTCTTCAGCTCCCGGATGTTGCCGGGCCACGGCGCCTGCTGCAGCGCCTTCAGCGCCGCGAGCGAGAGCTCGCGCCGGGGCCGGCCGTGCTCCTCGGCGAACCGGTCGAGGTAGTGCCGCACGAGGAGCGGCAGGTCCTCCGGCCGGTCGCGGAGCGCCGGGATCTCGAGGGTGACGACCTTGAGCCGGAAGTAGAGGTCGCTCCGGAACCGCCCCGCCTGCACCTCGCGCTCGAGGTTGCGGTTCGTGGCCGCGATCAGGCGGAAGTCGACGTCGATCAGCTCGGTTCCTCCGACCCTCATGATGCGGTGGTCCTCGAGCACGCGCAGGAGCTTGACCTGCAGCTCGGCCGAGAGCTCCGAGATCTCGTCGAGGAAGAGGGTTCCTCCCTGGGCGAGCTCGACCTTCCCGATCTTGCGCGCGAGCGCGCCCGTGAACGCGCCCTTCTCGTGGCCGAAGAGCTCCGACTCGAGGATGTCGCGCGGAATCGCGCCGCAGTTGATCGGCACGAACCGCCGGGCGCGGCGGGGGGAGTTCTGGTGGAGCGCGTTGGCGACGAGCTCCTTGCCCGTGCCGGATTCACCGACGATCAGAACGGTCGTCCGGGTCGGCGCGACCGTGCGCATCCGGTCGAAGAGCCGCTCCATCGCCTCGGAATGGCCGATGATTCGTTCGAAGCCGTACTTCTTGTCGAGCCGGGCCTGGAGCTGCACGACCTCGCTCTCGAGCCGCTTGCGCTCGCGGCAGATCGCGACGCGCTTCCTCAGCCGGTCGCGGTCGACCGGCTTCTCCAGGTAGTCGTCCGACTCGGCGAGCACCCGCTCGGCGATCGAGGAGTACGCCGTCACGAGGATCACGGCGACGTCGAGCTTCCGGCGGCGCACCTCGTGCAGGAAGGCCGCGCCGTCCATCCCCGGCATGACGACGTCGCACACCGCGACCGAGACCTCGGGGTGCTCGGCGATGTGCTCGAGGGCGCGGGCCGCGTCGTCGAACTCGACGACCGGGCCGAGCGGCTGCAGCGTCTCGGCCATCGCCCGCCGCGATCCCGGGTCGTCGTCGATGATCGCGACCGCCGGAGCGCCGCTCACGATTCGCCCATCTCGCGGAGCGCCTCGGGCCACGTCCGCACGGGGACCCCGAGCGCACGGGCGCGGTCGAGCTTCGACCCGGCGTTCTCCCCCGCGACGACGAACGACGTCTTCTTCGAGACCGAGCCGGCGACTTTCCCGCCCGCCTGCTCGATTCGCGCCGCCGCTTCCTCCCGCGTGACCCCCTCGATCGTCCCGGTGAGGACGACGGTCTTTCCGGCGAGCGCCCCGGCGGACGGCTCCGCCGGTCCCGATTCCTCCCCCGAGACGCCGTGGGCGAGGAGCCGCTCGACGAGGGCCGCGTTGGAGGGGCGCTCGAACCAGCTGCGGATCGCGTCGGCGGTGTTCGGCCCGATCTCGGGGACGGCCATCAGCGCCTCGCGCGGAGCCGCCGCGAGCGCCGCGATCGTGCGAAAGCGGCGCGCCAGCAAGCGCGCGGCTTTCTCGCCGACGTGCCGGATGCCGAGCGCGAAGAGGAGGCGCGAAAGACCGCTCCCCTTGCTCCTCTCGATCTGGGCCATGAGGTTGGCGGCCGATTTCTCGCCGAACCGCTCCAGCGCGGCGAGGCGTCCGGCGTCGAGGTCGTAGATCGAAGCGGCGTCGGTCAGCATCTTCTCGTCGAAGAGCTTTTCGACGAGCTTGTCGCC
The window above is part of the Thermoanaerobaculia bacterium genome. Proteins encoded here:
- the glmM gene encoding phosphoglucosamine mutase, translated to MSLFGTDGIRGEAGRYPLDLPTVYRIGRILGRMVGGRAARGVVGGDTRESTPGLLAAVARGLAAEGVFLENAGVVPTPAVADLVRQRRAAFGIAISASHNPWRDNGVKIFGADGLKLPDAAEAEIEKSLPGETAAPADEAVAGVDPALAAAYRRHVTDAVPEPLEGLAAVLDCAHGAAFEIGPAIFADAGALAEVHGAAPDGRNINEGCGALHPEKLASLAASGRFRIGAAFDGDADRVILADENGRILDGDDVLWLLARDLARKAALDPPVVVGTVMTNLGLERALAGIGVSLVRTPVGDRHVVRAMQENGATLGGESSGHVIQGALSTTGDGILAALSVASLLVRSGERLSALADLRKVPQVLRNLRIGRRVPLDEVVRLARAVRDAERDLAGEGRILLRYSGTEPLLRVMVEGPERSLVESIAERLCGVAEEELRV
- a CDS encoding sigma-54 dependent transcriptional regulator gives rise to the protein MSGAPAVAIIDDDPGSRRAMAETLQPLGPVVEFDDAARALEHIAEHPEVSVAVCDVVMPGMDGAAFLHEVRRRKLDVAVILVTAYSSIAERVLAESDDYLEKPVDRDRLRKRVAICRERKRLESEVVQLQARLDKKYGFERIIGHSEAMERLFDRMRTVAPTRTTVLIVGESGTGKELVANALHQNSPRRARRFVPINCGAIPRDILESELFGHEKGAFTGALARKIGKVELAQGGTLFLDEISELSAELQVKLLRVLEDHRIMRVGGTELIDVDFRLIAATNRNLEREVQAGRFRSDLYFRLKVVTLEIPALRDRPEDLPLLVRHYLDRFAEEHGRPRRELSLAALKALQQAPWPGNIRELKNVLENLVLFGDSARVELDDLPAEVLRPAASAPPDPDASPVSSVRPMAEIERDAIFAALRQTHGRRGEAARLLDIGLRTLQRKLKEYRAGNGSREFGDDDEKREEA